ATTGCTGAATCGATGTAGAGTGTGTTCGGTTTGTCTCGTATTTCTGGCCGTGGGGCATCTAGGGCTTCCGAAATCGGTCGGTCAAGATTTACGTCACGCTCGTCGAGATTCACTAGTTCCGAGCATCGTAATCCGGTCTTCAGCAGCACAACGAACGCGAATAGTGTGACTGGATGACCGATATCAAAGATCGCCCGGCGGAGAGAGTCAAGAGGGACTTCGAGTTTGTTCGTCGAATCGTCGTAACTGAATGGGTCGGTATCAAGTGCGTCCTGAAATGGGCTCCCCCCTCTGACCTCTGGCGTTTGTTTCAGATCATCTACCATCTTGCTTAGAGCACTCACGGATTTCTCAGCGGTGCTCTCTTTGATATCTCTCGCCCGTAAAAACTCACACCATTCTAGGGCTTCCTGTTTAGTTATATCAGATAGCGTGTAGCCTTCCGCTTCGAGAAAATCCTGTAAGTTGCTCCAGCCACTCCTGTAGTCCCTCTTTGAGCTCGGTTCGAGTTCTTTTCCCCGAAAATGAAGATAGTACTCAAGCAAGGATTCGTCGTCGCGCCGGGGCCGAGTGTCAGAGTCGAACTCTATCGTCATTTGTAGATTTTGAATCCGTCTCGATGTATCGCCGGGTCGTCTGCGACGATATCCATCATCTCATCCCGGAGAATTTGCTCCCAGAACTCGTCGGTCATATCGACAGCATTGTCGGCTCCTTCAGGTACTAGTTGTCGGATAGTGACTGGCGAAAAGTCTTCGTTTGTCTCAGATGCCGTTACGTGTCGAGGGTCGTTGTCTACAGCCGACATCATACCCAGTTTCAGGAAACATCGTGCAGCTTCCGAATCGTAAGGGAAGTTGTACTTTTCTTTCAACTTATCGAACATTTCTCCGTCTGGCTCTGGCAACCTCGTCCCAATCTCGTCGTCCTGTTCCGGGAGAGTAATTTTGACAGGTCTGACCATACTCAGTATTACTGATTGTCACAATAAAAGTTTTTACCATTGAAACAAGAATAAGTATAGAATATTGTTTCAATATGAGGATTAAAAGTACGTAAGCAAGATGTTTGTTATCTAGTAAGTATTAGAATACCAAAACGCAAGACGGGAGATAGTTGTGTTTGTTCTTCTATACAATATGCTCCAGATTATCTTGGTTATCTGCTTCATCGTCGAACCGGTTGGCGAGTCGATTGCTCATATCGTTCTGCTTCTCGTCACGCTTGTCACTCATACCATCTCACCTCGATTCTCGATGAGATGATCAGCCAATTGGAGGAGTTCATCCTCTTGATCACACTCCTCGTCACTGCCGAAGATTGAGACCCCGTCGTTGAACGCCCGCTTCACCGCAGCTCGATTCCGGAACTCATAGATTGGGATATAATCGCCGAAAGTATCGTCGAACCACTCCAACATTGATTTCTGTTCTCCGTCAAGCGGGTAGTCAATATTCGAAACGACAATGGCCTGTTCGGTAATTGTCGTCTCGTCGAAGTTCTCTTCCAGCGTATCAATCTGGTTGAAGAGGATATCGAGGGCCCGGATACTGGTGTCCTCTGCTTCAGCCGGGATGACGATATTCTCGCAGGCGAGCAGCGCGTTGTCAGTGAGGTGACCCAGAGACGGCGGACAGTCCATGATAACGAAGTCATAGCCTTCGACATCAGCCAAGAGCTGTGAAACACGCTCTCGCCCTCGCATTGCCGAAACCAATTCTTGTTCAAGTTGGAACATATCGATGTTCGCCGGAACGATATCAAACTCGTCATGAGTGAGAATGAGATCCCCAACATCGTGACTGCCCGGCTGTTTCAGTGCCGTGTATTGATTGGGGGCATCGGCAGTATAGGCATCGTCAAAGCCAACCCCCATCGTGAGGTAGCCTTGTGGATCAGCATCCCAGAGGAGCACACGCTGGCCTCGGGCCGCTAGCGCCCCAGCGATGTTGATCGCGTCGGTTGTTTTGGCGACTCCACCCTTCTGATTCGAGATTGCGATACGTGTCGGGGAACGGATATCTGGCTTATCTGGCATATCTGGAAATCCCAGCTTATCCAGATAATCTGGGTGAATTGTCTTAACTCTGCGTCAGACGAGTAGCTGACATGCCTATAGCAGTAGATGGTTTATCGACTGTGCCCGCCTCGCGTCCACATGGTGAACTAATACACCCCCAGAAGCGTAGAATGGTACTATACCAAAGCACTATACTTCTTTATGCTGTTGGTGTAGATATGACCGACGAACCCCACCCGGCCGAGTTTGAAGACATCAATGAGGCAGTCAGTGACGAGTGGAAATCGGAAACAACTCCCTACGAGCGGGTTCGTCACGTTATCGCGCACACGTACTCGGCAGTATCGGCTGAGACTGTTGCTGAAGACGCACAGACCTCACCGAAAACAGCGCGAAAACACTTGAACCTACTCGCAGATGAGGGATTCGTCGTTACCGCAACCGGAGAACATGGTGGGACAATATATCGGCGGTCGCCAGAATCGCTCGTCGTTGAGCAGGCCGCAGATATCCTCGAACACGTTTCGACTGACGAGCTCAGCACACGTATCGCAGAGATGCGTGAACAACTCAATGACTTTCGGGCAGAACACGGCGTCGACTCACCCGAGGAGCTGTCGATCAAGCAGACAAATCAGACATTGTCAGAGGCTGGATCTAATCAATCTGAAATCGACAGTGAGACCCTCCAAGAGTGGCAAACGACGCGTCGAAATCTTGCCTTTGCGAACGCTGCACTCTCGATCGCGAACGCCGAGCGATTTGTCGACGGTGACTCACGAACAACTGACGATGGTGTCCCCGTCTAAGAGATGGGAGAGAGCAACGAGACAGACGAACTCCACTCGTTACGGGGCTCGATCGACCGGCCAGCTCTGCTCACGGTCCGTGACATCATCGAGAGAGAAGAGCCGCTCGCAGCGCCATCGCTTGATGACTATCTCAATCCGACAGTCCTCGAGGTCCCACTCGATGACGGCCTCTGTGAGGCCGAATCTGCACGAATTGACGTTCAGTGGACGACTCGATCAGACTACAAATTTCACTATACGGACGCTGACGGCGTGAACTTCCGCTGGGGCAGCCATCCACATGGCGGGGATTACATCAACGTTCCAGGACTCGAGCACTATCACCCGCCCCCTGAAGCCACCTCTGACCCAGATGATGTTGAAGAATCTTGCATCAAGCAATCTGTCGAAGCACTCGTTACCCGTGCTGTTCTCAAACTCTGGCGTGTTGCCTATCACGCAGACTCTTATGAGCCGTTGAATGCCGCAACAAACCCGCCGTGAGGTTCTATCTTGTTTCAGCGGGACACCCCTTTTGCAGAGTGTAAATGGACAAGGGGACCACCCCTTTTGCAGAGTGTAAATGTTCGTTTTCAGTCGGTAGACGACTTCTATCGCAGGAATTGTTCCGCATTAGCGAAGGGGTCGTCGACTAGGCAATACCGTACAGCTCGGGCCGATCTCGAACGGCCGTCCGAACAGTCTTTCTGGCACAGGCAAGTTCCTTCGCCGCTTCTCGTTGACTCATTTCGTCACGGGCGACACGTTCGAGGATTTCACAGACGCGATGATAGTCGCCGGCCTCAGCTAGTTCGCCGTTGTCTTTTTCGAAGCCGATGGGTGCGGGGCCGTGGTTGTACTCATCGCTTTCCTGACGGGCGGCGATGCCCTGCCGGATGTTCTGGCGTTTGATTTTCGCGTCCAGTTCGGCGAAGACGCCCAGCATCTGGAACAACGCCCGCTGGTAGGGATCTTCATCTTCCTCGTCGGGCCGCAAGACCATTCGTTCGGACACGATATGCACGGCGACACCGGCCTCACGTAGCCGTTGTACGGTTCGTTCAAGATCAGAGATACTGCGGGCCACGCGAGACACTTCATGCACGACGACGGCGTCGAGGCGGCCGTCCTCGGCGTCAGAAATCAATTCCTGGTAGCCCGACCGTTCGACATCAGTCCCGGTAGACTTGTCGCGATACACTTCGATGGCGGGGGGTTCGACACCGAGTTCGTCGACTGCGTAGTCGTGGGTGGCTTGGAGTTGCCGGTTGAGGTTTTGGTCGGTCGTCGAGACACGAACGTAGGTAGCGACGGCCATGTATTCTCCCATACCCGGTCTATGTTTAAAGAATTGCATTAACTCCCATCTGGGAGAGGACTACAGTTCTGTCCCATAATCAATCCAACCAGTTTCAAGTTCGTCGAGGCGCTTCGTTTCTGTCGTCGGATCCACGAACTGTATTCTTGACCGTCCCCAAAGATAATTTATCAGGAAGAGAGGATATACAGTATGTATGAGATTGACTCGGTATATGATAAGATCGGTGCTGACCGTCCTGAAAAATTGGCCGGTGGGATGGCTGTGTGGACGTTGATTGATCGGATAGATACGTCCGATATCCTACACTGTCTGAATCCCGCGACAAACGATTCCCGAGGCCTACGCATACATCCAGCCGGATACCCCGATACAATCAACGACCACTCGATATATTCTGAATCGGGTGGTCTGAATCAAGAAGTCTCAGATATTCCGGTCCGAGTGATACTCAAAGACGATCACGGAGGACATCTTGAAGGGTGGATACGAACGTGGACGACTAACCCCAAGGAACTGCGAGAGAACTCACTGTTCCAAGA
This DNA window, taken from Haloarcula laminariae, encodes the following:
- a CDS encoding ParA family protein, with protein sequence MPDKPDIRSPTRIAISNQKGGVAKTTDAINIAGALAARGQRVLLWDADPQGYLTMGVGFDDAYTADAPNQYTALKQPGSHDVGDLILTHDEFDIVPANIDMFQLEQELVSAMRGRERVSQLLADVEGYDFVIMDCPPSLGHLTDNALLACENIVIPAEAEDTSIRALDILFNQIDTLEENFDETTITEQAIVVSNIDYPLDGEQKSMLEWFDDTFGDYIPIYEFRNRAAVKRAFNDGVSIFGSDEECDQEDELLQLADHLIENRGEMV
- a CDS encoding recombinase family protein gives rise to the protein MGEYMAVATYVRVSTTDQNLNRQLQATHDYAVDELGVEPPAIEVYRDKSTGTDVERSGYQELISDAEDGRLDAVVVHEVSRVARSISDLERTVQRLREAGVAVHIVSERMVLRPDEEDEDPYQRALFQMLGVFAELDAKIKRQNIRQGIAARQESDEYNHGPAPIGFEKDNGELAEAGDYHRVCEILERVARDEMSQREAAKELACARKTVRTAVRDRPELYGIA
- a CDS encoding DUF7342 family protein; this translates as MTDEPHPAEFEDINEAVSDEWKSETTPYERVRHVIAHTYSAVSAETVAEDAQTSPKTARKHLNLLADEGFVVTATGEHGGTIYRRSPESLVVEQAADILEHVSTDELSTRIAEMREQLNDFRAEHGVDSPEELSIKQTNQTLSEAGSNQSEIDSETLQEWQTTRRNLAFANAALSIANAERFVDGDSRTTDDGVPV